The Gemmatimonas sp. genome includes the window TCAGGAACTTCGTGAAATTCCACTTGATCGACGTGCTCCCCAGCATGCCGGGTTTCTCACTCTTCATCCACTGCCAGAGCGCGTCGGCGTCGTCGCCATTCACGTTGAGCTTCGCCGTGAGCGGAAAGCTCACGTCGAAGTTCGTGCTGCAGAATTGCACGATCGATGCTTCACTGCCGGGCTCCTGTCCACCGAACTGATTGCACGGGCAGCCGAGCACGGTGAGCCCCTGCTCGCGGTAGCTGCGCCACAACTCTTCGAGGCCAGCATACTGCGGGGTGAGTCCGCACTGACTCGCCACGTTCACCACCAGCGTGACGCCGCCAACGAGCGACGAGAGGGGTAGCGACTCGCCCACCACCGACGTGACGGTGAAATCCGACATCGTGCTCACGGGCGCACCGTCGTGGCGGTGAAGGGTACGCTCACCATGCTCGGTCCCCACGACATGTCGATCGCACCGCGCGTCGGTCCCATCGAGCGCACGACGATCGTGAATTCCTCTACGTGACTTGGTGTCGCTGTCATCTGCATCGGTACGCGTCCGAGATCATTGGTGGTTGAGTATATCGTGCCCCACTGTCCCACTTGCTTGTTCACGATGAGAAACGTGCCGGCGCGCGTGTGCTGTACGAACAACGTGTAGGCGCCGGGCGGCACGACGAGATCACCCATGGTGAGCGTGCGTGAGGTGAACAGGTGCGTGGCATCGTTCGCACCAGTGCGCCATATGGTGTCGAACGGCACCAGCGCGCCGCCCCAAACGCTGCGGTCACGCACCGACGGGCGTCCGTAGTCGATCAGCACGATGCCGCCCTGTCCGAACGCACCGCGCGCGGTTTCGCGCAGCGACAGCGTACCGGTGGGCTTCATGCCCTTGGCGATCGCCGCGATGTCGAGTCCGCCGGCGCCGCGCGTGGCGATGGATTTGTTGGTGGTGTACGAGCCATCCACCCGCTGCAGTTTGTTGGTCGCGTCGAAGCGCAGGATCATCGCGTAGGCGCCGCCGCGCAGGCGCACGCTGTCACCACCGGCGGCTGAGATGCCGGTGAAGCCAAGGGTGCCTGCGAGGCCGAGCGCCGGAATGGAATCCGCGGCGCCACCGCTCTTGGCGATGCCGGCCAACAGCTCGGTCGGTCCGTAGATGAACGTGGGGAAGTTGATCATCGCCTGCTTGGCCGCGAAGGCGCGCCGCGGCGTGCTGTCGGCGAACACCGCTTCGCGCACGATAGAGTCGGCGGTCACGGTAAAGCGGGTGTTACTGGGCGCGTTCGGCGGCAACGAGCCGTCGGCGTTCAAGCGCTTGATCGCAGCAGTCGTGGGCCGCCCGTTCTTGGCCAGCACTATGCTGTACTGATAGCGCACGACGGCGGCGCCCGAGCGCTGCACCATCTCCCCGGTCATGCCGGTGGCCGTGCGCGTGAACTGCTCGATGGCCACGGTGTCCTTGCCCAGCCGGTACACGAGCGAGGCGGGCTGGGCGGACAGCGACGTCGCGCTACTGAGCGCGGTGCCGGCGGCAAGGGAGACAGCGAGAAGTCGCATGGGTTGGGCTTGGGTCGGTAGGAAGGGGCTCACGGGGAATAT containing:
- a CDS encoding glutathione peroxidase; the encoded protein is MSDFTVTSVVGESLPLSSLVGGVTLVVNVASQCGLTPQYAGLEELWRSYREQGLTVLGCPCNQFGGQEPGSEASIVQFCSTNFDVSFPLTAKLNVNGDDADALWQWMKSEKPGMLGSTSIKWNFTKFLIGRDGRVLERFDPTTLPSDMIPAIERALKEDAGA
- a CDS encoding DUF2911 domain-containing protein, encoding MRLLAVSLAAGTALSSATSLSAQPASLVYRLGKDTVAIEQFTRTATGMTGEMVQRSGAAVVRYQYSIVLAKNGRPTTAAIKRLNADGSLPPNAPSNTRFTVTADSIVREAVFADSTPRRAFAAKQAMINFPTFIYGPTELLAGIAKSGGAADSIPALGLAGTLGFTGISAAGGDSVRLRGGAYAMILRFDATNKLQRVDGSYTTNKSIATRGAGGLDIAAIAKGMKPTGTLSLRETARGAFGQGGIVLIDYGRPSVRDRSVWGGALVPFDTIWRTGANDATHLFTSRTLTMGDLVVPPGAYTLFVQHTRAGTFLIVNKQVGQWGTIYSTTNDLGRVPMQMTATPSHVEEFTIVVRSMGPTRGAIDMSWGPSMVSVPFTATTVRP